From the Trifolium pratense cultivar HEN17-A07 linkage group LG4, ARS_RC_1.1, whole genome shotgun sequence genome, the window TATATAAAAGAATGAAAATAGTAGCAGGTTCTGATATTAATAAGAGAATTTCAACCAACAATTGCAAGCAAGCTTTCTCTTACAATTGGAACTGAACATAGTAAAGATCCAAATATGCCATTCAAAGCATAAGCAATGGCACAAAATGGGAGAGCCTCAGGTTCTTTAGCAGACAATGCTGCTGTTCCGAGCCCATGAGCACTgtacaaaatttattcaaaagagTGAACAAGTAAACAGTCACATATACACGAAGAAGAAAATAGTTTGTATACATGTATGTTACGAGAATCAATACAAAACTTTTTATCAATACTATTTCTAGTTCTACCTAACAAAACTCTGCTCGTAGACTAAagacatgtttggattgacttatttgaccTTATCTGCTGACATAAGCACTTGGGAGACTGTTtgaaaaaacttatgaaaatagcttattacatgttcataagctgttttcagcttatctCTATATGCTCTCTTcagaatagcttatgaaaacagcttataacttGTATGAGAACAGTTTAACCTTATTTTATCGTTTGTTTATAGAAATAGCCTACACATAGGCACTTATCTGATAAACGAttatgctataagcacttaaGTGTTTTTAATCCAAATAGGACCTAAATTAAAACGGTGACATGGCAATCATAAGAGTCCACACCTATCCACAACACTAGAGTGCATAGTACAAATGCAATGTTGGTGCGGGATgcaaaaaaaaaggatttttgACAAGGGAACGACATATTGGTTACCGAAAAATACCTAGAAGCAGTTGCTATTCCTCGAGCAATCGGATCACTGAATCTGAGTTTATCAAGAGTTGCTTGCACGAAATTTGCCCCAACCAGACCAGTTACTACAACCACTGCTGCAGTGAGAGATGGATTGGCACCTGTACACAAAGGGAAATTTTCAAAGATGCAACTAAAGTAAAATCAAatacaattcaaattttagggtgtcccttttaaaattattggaatgaatggtTGCATTGCAAGCATGATATTTACCATCAAACAAGGACACAATGCTGAGGGCCAACGCCACTGTTATACATCTGGGTAAAATGGAAACAGTTAAGGATGGTTCTAATTGAAGAAGACGTCCAACAAGGGCGGTTGAGTACAGCGAGAATATTGTTGAGATGATTACAGAGGTGAAAATCTCAGCCGCGTGCCTTTTCACAAGCTGAATATGGAAGACAAATCAATAGTTAATGATTAATCGTTTAGCCATTATTTAATTACGGTATGAGAAAGAAAATGTTGCAAAGCATGTTTTCTATCTGGCTAATGATTTGCAAAATGGATTGTGTACAAGGATATGCACACAATTCTATATTCTTCAAGTTTGAATTCATATATatggtctgtttggattgacatTTTTGAGTTTAACTATTGAGGCTAtttgggagagcttatgaaaacatcttatgacgcgtccataagttgttttcagcttatttccataagatCTACATGATAGTTAATAAAAACAGCTTattgcttatatgaaaacagtttgaatttaatttatcttttattatttgaatttaatttatcttttattataaaaatagtttatacggcgcacttatatgataagcagctaagcacttaattaagttgtttattcaaaAAGGGCCATTCGACTTAAACCAAACTCTACATAGGCCAATGATTATACCATTCACCATCCAAAGGCCTTTGCTAACTTACCAAGaacaaaaagtaaataaaaaatatgttgtaAAACCAATTGAGAGTAATGAGACAATGTTGTATTTATCTGCTTTAGTTTTTTTGCAACAGTATAAGATTTATATACTGACAAACCTAGATAGTTTACCTTTCTTTGCTTGAACATAGAGAAGGAAAAGGAGAGAATAACAGATCCCAAAAATCCCATTAAAATGTCACCAGCTCCAGGATCGGCGGATACTTTCGTAAGGTAATATCCTATGAATGTTAAGATTAAAGTTAACAGAAACTAAAGATATATCATGCTGAAAAGGCTTTAACTATTGAATTGCCAAGAAAGTAGTCTAGAGAGAAGAACCATGTTATGCACgacaaaggaaaagaaaaatgatttgaaatttattccatatattTATCAGTAATGAGATTATTTCTCACAAGATTTATGGTGAAATGCTTTCTAAATGTGCAATCAGTATAGAAGTTTCAAACTTGTTCCGAACTTACGTTTCTTTTCCTTGTTAAGTTAGCAACCAAAGTTGGCACAACtttcataatatataatatagtaaTTAAATAGTTATCTTCAAACATACCTAGAACAGGATCAAGCCCTAACTTGGAAAAATACCCGAAAGCAAATGCTGTCAGAACTGCTGATAGTGCACAGCAAATTATAGGATGGAAGACTTTCTTCACATTTGATGGCAAcctgaaaagaataaaaaagcaGCAATAATGAATCAACTACAAGTAAAGATTTGAACTGTATACAATAACAATTAGTAATAAAATTCCAATAGCATAAGCACCTGATAAAATAaggatttaattcatatacactGTCAATGTAAAGATTTTCTATGCTGTTAATTAATCATAATTGTCAGATCATTAAAAACATTTAACTTCAATTATAATTACTTCTAAAGTCATACATATGATTGGTTGTGATTTGTTTGCAATGTAAAATTCTTCACACTGGCAATGTACTAATATTAAACTCggtaaaaatgaatatatttacCCAGAACCAACTATGTAGCCTAACACAGTGGATGCAAGCAAAAACGGAAGGGATGTTCTGGCACTTGTCCCTAGTAATGTTGGATAATATAGTGCACTAACAAATGATGTTAGGAGAATACCACTCCATGTCCACACTTCAACTGTAGAAAATGGAGAGGGCTTTCCCATAGGCTCCGCATCTACCAATTGTGTCTTGACGGCTTTTCTTACTGCTATAGCTGTGTAACCAGCAACACAAAGTGTAGCTAGCCATCCTCCAACTGAACAACATTATTAACATCAGCATTCAAATATCAAACTTGCACCGAAATACGCACATTATACAAGAGAtgcatattttaaaagaaaaacccGAGAAGGGAAAACTTGCCATTGAAGTGTTTAAAatgttataattgttttttgaaaCGCTGAGgttatcaaataatttaatcatCTGAACCTATATAGCACCAGCACTTCATATAGTATGTGTATTCGGTGTCtacgtgtcagtgtcgtgtctggTGTATATGTCAATGCATTGATCAGCATATCCAAATAATGAGTTGTTATAGAAATAGACAAGCAATACATGCACCAACCTACAATAAGGCAAATTTTGATGCCAGAAGCAGCAGGAATATCTTTAACAGAAAGGGGCAAGACGACCAATGAAGGAACATAGAACAAAGGGAGCCATCTCTGAATGAACAAAAAAGCCGGTTCAAAGAAGTTCACCAATGCTTTAGCTGCAGGTGGCACAGTAGAATCAAGAATTATCAAAACTGAGAATATACAAAACATCCCAAACAATGCACTAGGGAATTTGATAGCAGCAGCCACAAATGCTTTCTTCAAAAACTGATCCAGAGCAAGAAAAAGCCCCAGAGACACAATCAAATGTAACAACCCAAAcacctgaaattttaaaaacaaatttaaacaaCTCAAAATTACACATTATACATAGTGCATGTTAGATTATTTTTTGGGAGAAGTCAAAAGTGATTCTGAAGACTTAAAATTGATTATGGTATTTTTGGGGTTTGTTGATTAGAATTTATTTTGCCTCTATAATTGAATATAAGTTCTAATTCAAGGGAAGTATTAGTATCTTTTGCCTTCAAACGTGT encodes:
- the LOC123921032 gene encoding plastidal glycolate/glycerate translocator 1, chloroplastic isoform X1; its protein translation is MATHLLISPFSLFTNHSLKPPSFFHSTLSANSTPLLLPCIKKCSILCNPTTPIRLNSSFLQKGSHGNSKSRQLSTKSAETDSGSTSSLTQNVFGLLHLIVSLGLFLALDQFLKKAFVAAAIKFPSALFGMFCIFSVLIILDSTVPPAAKALVNFFEPAFLFIQRWLPLFYVPSLVVLPLSVKDIPAASGIKICLIVVGGWLATLCVAGYTAIAVRKAVKTQLVDAEPMGKPSPFSTVEVWTWSGILLTSFVSALYYPTLLGTSARTSLPFLLASTVLGYIVGSGLPSNVKKVFHPIICCALSAVLTAFAFGYFSKLGLDPVLGYYLTKVSADPGAGDILMGFLGSVILSFSFSMFKQRKLVKRHAAEIFTSVIISTIFSLYSTALVGRLLQLEPSLTVSILPRCITVALALSIVSLFDGANPSLTAAVVVVTGLVGANFVQATLDKLRFSDPIARGIATASSAHGLGTAALSAKEPEALPFCAIAYALNGIFGSLLCSVPIVRESLLAIVG
- the LOC123921032 gene encoding plastidal glycolate/glycerate translocator 1, chloroplastic isoform X2; protein product: MAAHLLTNPPSLITNHSPKPRSLFHSTLSAKSTSISLPIIKKRFILCNPTTPTMFNSCFLQKGTHGNSKSRQLLIKSAETDSGNTSSLTHYVFGLLHLIVSLGLFLALDQFLKKAFVAAAIKFPSALFGMFCIFSVLIILDSTVPPAAKALVNFFEPAFLFIQRWLPLFYVPSLVVLPLSVKDIPAASGIKICLIVVGGWLATLCVAGYTAIAVRKAVKTQLVDAEPMGKPSPFSTVEVWTWSGILLTSFVSALYYPTLLGTSARTSLPFLLASTVLGYIVGSGLPSNVKKVFHPIICCALSAVLTAFAFGYFSKLGLDPVLGYYLTKVSADPGAGDILMGFLGSVILSFSFSMFKQRKLVKRHAAEIFTSVIISTIFSLYSTALVGRLLQLEPSLTVSILPRCITVALALSIVSLFDGANPSLTAAVVVVTGLVGANFVQATLDKLRFSDPIARGIATASSAHGLGTAALSAKEPEALPFCAIAYALNGIFGSLLCSVPIVRESLLAIVG